Within Rhodospirillaceae bacterium, the genomic segment CGCCAGATCCCTCCCTACCGGCCTTTTGCAGAGGAATCCTCTGAAGAGGGGGAAGGACAAGTCTCCGGCGGCCCGGCCCTTTTCGCAGAGGAATCCTTGGGGGAGGGGGGACGCTTTGAGGCCCGGTATCTGGCCGGAAACGGAGAAACATGACGAATCATGACATTCCCTGACGCCTGCGTGCGTACAACTGCCGCCGCTTGCCCTGTCCGTCATCCCGGCCGGGCGCTCTCCCTTTCCGTCATCCCGACTGAGCGAAGCGAATGGAGGGATCTCGGCTCGAACTCGACGACAAGAACCCGAATCCGGCGACGGGATTCCTCCACTCCGCCCCGGATTCAATCCGGGGCTACGGGTCGGAATGACGATTGGAGCGGAGAGGGACGCCATGACGAATCATGACAAAACATGACACATCATGACATCCGCAGACGGCTACCGCGCCAGAAAGGCGGCCAGCCCGGCCCGCTCGGCGGCGGCGATGGCGCGGTCCTGGTGGGGCTGGAGGGCCTGCCAGGGGTTGCCGGCGAGCGCCGGCAGGAAGGGGTCGGTCACGCCGGTCGTCTCGCCGGCGAGCGCCTCGAACACGGCGAGCGCCATGAAGGGCACGATATGGGGCGCATAGCCGCCCTCGTGCAGCATCACGATGCGCCCGCCGCACAGGTCGCCGGCCGCCGCCAGCAGCAGCTCCGTCATGCGGCGGAAGCTCTCGCTGGTCAACATCATGCGGGCGAGCGGGTCGTGGCCGCCGGAATCGAAGCCGCTGGGCACGAAGATCAGGTCCGGCCGGAAGGCGGTGAGCGCCGGCAGCACGACGCGCTCGAACGCCGCCAGATAGGCGCCTTCGCCGGAACCCGGTGGCAGGGGAATGTTGATGTTGGTCCCGGCGCCGGCGCCTTCCCCGGTCTCCTCCGCGGCGCCGCTGCCGGGCGGGAAGGCGCAATCCTGGTGCAGCGAGATGGCGAGCGCCCGCGGATCGGTCCAGAAGGCCGCTTGGGTGCCGTTGCCGTGATGGGCGTCCCAGTCGACGAAGGCGATGCGCGCCAGCCCGCCGGCGTCCAGCGCATAGGCGCCGGCAATCGCCGCGTTGGCGTAGATGCAGAAGCCCATGGCCTCGTCCGGCTCGGCGTGGTGGCCGGGCGGCCGGTGCAGGCAATAGGCGTTGTCGGCCGTTCCGGCGAGCACAGCGTCGACCGCCGCGATCCCGGCGCCGGCGGCGAGGCGGGCGATCTTCTCGCCGTCCGCGCCGACCCGCGTCGTGGCGAAGCGGCGGGCGACGTTGCCGCCGCCGGCCGCGCTCACCGCCGCCACATGGTCGAGATGCGCCTGGGTATGGACGCGCAGCAGGTCGGCATCGCTCGCCGGCGCGGGCGCGAGCATGACCAGCGCGCGGGACAGGCCGCTGGCGTCGAGCAGGTTCTTGATCCGCCGCTTGCCCGGCGCGCTCTCCGGCGGCTCGACGGGCTCCATCCAGTCGAGCCCGCCGATGGGTCCGAAGCGCGTGCCCGTGTCGTGCCACATGAAGCGCTCATCCCAGACCAGGCCGGTCGTCATGGCCGCCTCCCCTGCCTTCGGTTTCCCGCCACCGTCCGCGGGCGCGTCATCCACTGCCGCCGAACCAGTCGGGCGGCACCCGTTCGGCGCGGAAGATCGCCCAGCCCTGCCCGGCGTCGCCGTCGCGGTCGTTCAGTTCGGCGTGGAACAGGATTTCCGGCGGGTCGGTCCGCGTCACCTCGAAGACCTCCGCGCTGCCGTAGCCTTTCGGCGGCAGGTCGGTGCGCGCGCCCTCCGGCCGGGTCAGCGTGATGCCGCCGAAGGTGACGAAGACGTTGCCGGTCTCCGGCAGTTCGCAGGCGCCGCTGACATACATGGAATAGGGCCCTTCGAACGACCAGGCCGGCTTGCAGGTCATCGCCCCTTCGTCGATCCGGTAGGCGATGGCGCGGCTGACCAGCGTATCGATGTCCGGCTTGGGCGCCGGCGGGAAAGCGCCGCTCTCGCCGTTGTCGAACAGCAGCAGGGAGCCGTCCTGCATGAGGCTCGGATCGTGCAGATGCCAGAACCAGTCCGGCCGGCCGGCGGGGTTCAGCAGCTTCGACGCCCAGGGCTCGCGCCAGCCGTCCGGCGTGCCGAGGATCCATGTGAGCGCGCCACTCTTGCGGTCGATCTTGATGGCGCAGTCCTGGTGGCGGACCGTGACGATGAAGCTGTCGTCCGACGGATCGTGGATCAGCCCGTTGGCGTGGGTCCAGTCCGCGCCGCCGGGCACGACCTCCGCGATGGTCCAGAAAGGCGCGTCCAGCCCGTGGC encodes:
- a CDS encoding aryl-sulfate sulfotransferase — encoded protein: MEHPPFRIHVCEPERREPGFIVLPVGKAVRAISRDSEFEALVALDRHGKVAWQWRSPGNRSLMDVKRTPRDTLLVLTTDGCILEVAQSGETIRAWSSPGRGPQAENAIPVDTLYFHHSVQELPDGNFAALSLTTRTFDDYPLSEHDIAGPRGQRELAGDTVVEFTADGTVVREHDFFDIIDPHRIGHGLDAPFWTIAEVVPGGADWTHANGLIHDPSDDSFIVTVRHQDCAIKIDRKSGALTWILGTPDGWREPWASKLLNPAGRPDWFWHLHDPSLMQDGSLLLFDNGESGAFPPAPKPDIDTLVSRAIAYRIDEGAMTCKPAWSFEGPYSMYVSGACELPETGNVFVTFGGITLTRPEGARTDLPPKGYGSAEVFEVTRTDPPEILFHAELNDRDGDAGQGWAIFRAERVPPDWFGGSG
- a CDS encoding class II histone deacetylase, with amino-acid sequence MTTGLVWDERFMWHDTGTRFGPIGGLDWMEPVEPPESAPGKRRIKNLLDASGLSRALVMLAPAPASDADLLRVHTQAHLDHVAAVSAAGGGNVARRFATTRVGADGEKIARLAAGAGIAAVDAVLAGTADNAYCLHRPPGHHAEPDEAMGFCIYANAAIAGAYALDAGGLARIAFVDWDAHHGNGTQAAFWTDPRALAISLHQDCAFPPGSGAAEETGEGAGAGTNINIPLPPGSGEGAYLAAFERVVLPALTAFRPDLIFVPSGFDSGGHDPLARMMLTSESFRRMTELLLAAAGDLCGGRIVMLHEGGYAPHIVPFMALAVFEALAGETTGVTDPFLPALAGNPWQALQPHQDRAIAAAERAGLAAFLAR